One Pelagicoccus sp. SDUM812003 DNA window includes the following coding sequences:
- a CDS encoding MotA/TolQ/ExbB proton channel family protein: MNGFFQESFMPIWNAGGALMYPLVALAMLIFFTGVEMIVYLNNLKGKQASDKTIEDWVNDPSHANGEIRSMIEYGRDALPHQRDVINRFSEVRNEHLSRVDRRRIMLAVFVGAAPLTGLLGTVIGMLSTFKGLAISTGGQTVNMVADGISEALITTQFGLVIAIPGYVMLMIIEKRQNALDTLITRLEACVARKARQIS; this comes from the coding sequence ATGAACGGGTTCTTTCAGGAGAGCTTCATGCCCATCTGGAATGCAGGTGGCGCTCTCATGTATCCCCTCGTAGCGTTGGCGATGCTGATCTTCTTCACCGGGGTGGAGATGATCGTCTATCTTAATAACCTCAAAGGCAAGCAGGCCTCCGACAAGACGATCGAGGATTGGGTGAACGACCCGAGTCACGCCAACGGGGAGATTCGCAGCATGATCGAGTACGGGAGGGATGCCCTGCCGCACCAGCGTGACGTCATCAACCGCTTCAGCGAAGTGCGCAACGAGCACCTGAGCCGCGTCGATCGACGCCGCATCATGCTGGCGGTCTTCGTGGGAGCGGCGCCGCTTACCGGACTGCTCGGCACTGTGATCGGCATGCTCAGCACCTTCAAGGGGCTCGCCATCAGCACTGGCGGACAGACCGTGAATATGGTGGCGGATGGCATTTCGGAGGCGTTGATCACGACGCAGTTCGGCCTCGTCATCGCTATCCCGGGATACGTCATGCTGATGATTATCGAGAAACGTCAAAACGCTTTGGATACGCTAATCACACGTCTCGAAGCCTGTGTCGCCAGAAAGGCGCGACAAATCAGTTAG
- a CDS encoding MotA/TolQ/ExbB proton channel family protein, translated as MKASKKLIFGAAMFACASVLSAAADLQSVNDQAREDLDAALQRLSDARQAIREESVPLSRRINALKSEVRGLGSTLEREQRAQDTRTIGLEALEGRVAAIQDENDYVSGMMSQFMQELQTQMTAAEQQQFDERIDAVRESLESADVSKKDQYAAQIDLVKLGIQRLHDRFGGAVYAGQAVDEKGNVQTGSFVELGPVSVFASQTGEQGGIIETHQVAVPNATPLNPEFSKKVASLAQSKEGALPLDVTLGAALAIEGSKETVSEHVMKGGIWVWPIIFFAVMAALLAVYKLVEIYSIKQPSAMELGAIVRKIRDGRKDEALADAGNLPWEFGPMIQEAVKNSDQEKELVEEVMYERMLEAQPKVERFLSVIAVTAAVAPLLGLLGTVTGMINTFKMITLFGTGDASSLSGGISEALITTELGLVVAIPSLVAHAMLNRKAQSIMANMEKLSVVFVNGLPGRKEEAYAQ; from the coding sequence ATGAAAGCATCCAAGAAACTTATTTTTGGCGCCGCGATGTTCGCATGCGCCTCGGTCCTCTCCGCGGCGGCGGATTTGCAGTCGGTGAACGACCAGGCGAGAGAAGATCTCGATGCGGCCCTGCAGCGTTTGAGCGATGCCAGGCAAGCGATCCGGGAGGAAAGCGTACCGCTATCGCGTCGCATCAACGCCCTCAAGTCGGAAGTGCGCGGTCTGGGCTCCACTCTTGAGCGCGAGCAGCGCGCTCAGGATACGCGCACCATCGGTCTGGAAGCCTTGGAAGGGCGCGTGGCGGCTATCCAAGATGAAAACGATTATGTGAGCGGCATGATGAGCCAGTTCATGCAGGAGCTGCAGACCCAGATGACCGCCGCCGAGCAGCAGCAGTTTGACGAGCGCATCGATGCGGTACGCGAGTCATTGGAGTCGGCGGACGTGTCCAAGAAAGATCAATACGCGGCCCAAATCGATTTGGTCAAGCTTGGCATCCAGCGCCTTCACGATCGGTTTGGCGGAGCGGTTTACGCCGGGCAGGCGGTCGACGAGAAAGGCAACGTGCAGACGGGCAGCTTCGTCGAGCTCGGACCGGTCAGCGTGTTCGCCAGCCAAACCGGCGAGCAGGGCGGCATCATCGAGACCCACCAGGTGGCGGTGCCAAATGCGACCCCGCTCAATCCGGAGTTCAGCAAGAAGGTCGCCTCGCTCGCTCAATCGAAGGAGGGAGCCTTGCCCTTGGATGTGACCTTGGGAGCGGCCCTTGCCATCGAAGGTTCGAAGGAAACGGTTTCCGAACACGTGATGAAAGGCGGGATATGGGTTTGGCCCATCATCTTCTTCGCGGTCATGGCGGCCTTGCTCGCGGTCTACAAGCTGGTTGAAATCTACTCCATCAAGCAGCCGAGCGCCATGGAGCTCGGGGCCATCGTGCGCAAGATTCGCGACGGCCGAAAGGATGAGGCTTTGGCCGACGCCGGCAACTTGCCGTGGGAGTTTGGTCCTATGATTCAGGAAGCGGTGAAGAACAGCGACCAGGAGAAGGAGCTGGTGGAGGAAGTCATGTATGAGCGCATGCTGGAAGCTCAGCCGAAGGTGGAGCGCTTCCTTTCGGTCATCGCGGTGACTGCGGCGGTGGCGCCCTTGCTGGGGCTGCTCGGCACGGTGACAGGTATGATCAACACCTTCAAGATGATCACGCTATTTGGCACAGGGGACGCGAGCTCGCTTTCCGGCGGTATTTCCGAAGCGCTCATCACTACCGAGCTTGGTCTCGTGGTGGCGATCCCATCGTTGGTGGCCCATGCCATGCTCAATCGCAAGGCCCAGTCCATCATGGCCAACATGGAAAAGCTGTCCGTCGTATTCGTGAACGGACTACCGGGCCGCAAGGAAGAGGCTTACGCCCAATGA
- a CDS encoding DUF3450 family protein, protein MEHFKKAAFLGFLTCVGFASAAPTNALYEETKSTVTQWAETESLISKELNDWKKEKAILEDMARMLESERETLAAKIEETRDSATEADKRRSEVVDRKEALEEASDVVRSELEALEAGVRSLVPYFPSKYAESIAPLIRQLPKEGKDTQLSLSVRMRNVVGILSQANKFDNVISLETETREVGDGVSKQVKTLYFGFAIAYYADATGEHAGYGYPTAEGWKWKSAPEYGAAILDALSMYEKGKQAEFVELPVVIN, encoded by the coding sequence ATGGAACATTTCAAAAAAGCTGCATTTCTCGGGTTTTTGACCTGTGTGGGTTTCGCGTCGGCGGCGCCGACGAACGCTCTCTACGAGGAGACGAAGTCGACAGTCACTCAATGGGCTGAAACGGAGAGTCTGATCTCGAAAGAGCTGAACGACTGGAAGAAGGAGAAGGCGATTCTAGAGGACATGGCCCGCATGCTGGAGAGCGAGCGCGAGACGCTAGCGGCCAAGATCGAAGAGACTCGCGACTCGGCCACGGAGGCGGATAAGCGTCGCTCGGAAGTCGTTGACCGAAAAGAGGCTCTTGAGGAAGCCAGCGACGTGGTTCGCTCCGAACTGGAAGCTTTGGAAGCGGGCGTTCGATCCTTGGTGCCGTATTTCCCGTCCAAATACGCCGAGAGCATCGCGCCGCTGATCCGGCAGCTGCCGAAGGAAGGCAAGGACACTCAGCTGTCGCTGTCGGTGCGCATGCGAAACGTGGTAGGCATCCTCAGCCAGGCCAATAAGTTCGACAACGTCATCAGTCTGGAGACGGAAACCCGCGAAGTCGGGGATGGCGTCAGCAAGCAAGTGAAGACGCTCTACTTCGGCTTCGCCATCGCCTACTACGCTGACGCTACAGGCGAGCATGCGGGGTACGGCTATCCGACAGCCGAAGGCTGGAAATGGAAGAGCGCTCCGGAATACGGGGCAGCGATTCTCGACGCGCTTTCCATGTATGAGAAAGGCAAGCAGGCGGAGTTCGTCGAACTGCCTGTCGTGATCAACTAA
- a CDS encoding RNA-binding protein, which produces MEIYVGNISFGLTEGDLQDAFEQFGAISQLKIITDRETGRSRGFGFVTMDNDDEGRAAIEGLNGQEMDGRELTVREATPRAPRQGGGGFRGGNRPRGGGGYRGGGGGGNYRGGGGGGGSRDFKPRGGNDRRGGRRRDDYQDGY; this is translated from the coding sequence ATGGAAATATACGTAGGAAACATCTCCTTCGGCTTAACGGAAGGAGACCTGCAGGATGCGTTCGAGCAGTTCGGCGCAATCTCTCAGTTGAAGATCATAACAGATCGGGAAACAGGTCGTTCGCGTGGCTTCGGTTTTGTCACGATGGACAACGACGATGAAGGCAGAGCGGCCATCGAAGGTCTCAATGGCCAAGAGATGGACGGTCGCGAGTTGACTGTTAGGGAAGCGACTCCTCGCGCTCCCCGCCAAGGTGGCGGCGGATTCCGCGGAGGCAATCGTCCTCGTGGAGGAGGCGGCTATCGCGGCGGAGGTGGCGGTGGCAACTACCGTGGCGGAGGCGGCGGCGGTGGCAGCCGCGACTTCAAGCCACGCGGCGGAAACGATCGCCGAGGCGGTCGTCGTCGCGACGACTATCAAGACGGCTACTAA
- a CDS encoding TolC family protein yields the protein MTFRRFATFLALALTLLNRSLTAETEPETFTRSSAIRYALERNADLQAARLAVAEAEARLRNSGRLDNPRLSLEYGTDQAFNNEGEHAISVGFQQSFPLASRLKKEKAVSEIGLRMAQLEVRQSEREVAESICELALQIQVMEERIRLSEKLSSKARELARFANDQAATGEVSLIDANRATMELRLAEQALTHQKLEREKLIHRLAPLLGRRSAEHIHFESDGPITVEESLPSYDPAVLERHPAFQLASLAVSSAEAQIALARAQNWEDVTATVFWEDERSVDEPAGVGTDRFLGVGVTIPLPLRKKGDLKALEKQALRDRSRQEIVAIKLRIENDIEHARHEALAYRDRLRSYQSEVLELSQRQLESEREAHRRGQISYLELLQSELDALKLEENRVHLLDAYADARLELTLARVDLPELD from the coding sequence ATGACCTTTCGACGTTTCGCCACGTTCCTCGCGCTGGCCCTCACCCTACTAAATAGATCCCTCACCGCCGAGACCGAGCCGGAGACCTTCACTCGATCAAGCGCCATCCGCTACGCCCTGGAGCGCAACGCGGATCTGCAGGCGGCGCGGCTCGCAGTGGCCGAGGCCGAAGCTCGCCTGCGCAACAGCGGCCGCCTCGACAACCCGCGCCTCTCGCTCGAATACGGGACCGACCAAGCGTTCAACAACGAAGGCGAGCACGCCATCAGCGTGGGCTTTCAGCAAAGCTTCCCCTTGGCCAGCCGACTGAAGAAGGAAAAGGCGGTCTCCGAGATCGGTCTGCGAATGGCCCAACTCGAAGTCAGGCAGTCGGAGCGAGAGGTCGCCGAATCCATCTGCGAGCTGGCCCTGCAAATCCAGGTCATGGAGGAGCGCATACGCCTCAGCGAAAAACTGAGCTCCAAGGCCCGCGAGCTGGCGCGATTCGCCAACGATCAGGCCGCCACCGGAGAGGTTTCCCTCATCGACGCCAACCGGGCCACCATGGAGCTCCGTCTGGCCGAGCAAGCCCTCACCCACCAGAAGCTGGAACGCGAAAAGCTGATTCATCGACTGGCCCCCCTTCTCGGGCGGCGCAGCGCCGAGCACATCCATTTCGAATCCGATGGTCCCATCACGGTGGAAGAATCCCTGCCGAGCTACGACCCGGCAGTGCTCGAGCGACACCCCGCCTTCCAGCTCGCCAGCTTGGCCGTGTCCAGCGCCGAAGCCCAGATCGCCCTGGCTCGGGCCCAGAATTGGGAGGACGTCACCGCTACGGTTTTCTGGGAGGACGAGCGCAGCGTGGACGAGCCTGCAGGGGTGGGCACCGATCGCTTTCTCGGCGTCGGAGTGACTATACCCCTGCCCCTGCGCAAAAAAGGCGACTTGAAGGCCCTGGAAAAGCAGGCCCTGCGCGATCGCTCCCGTCAGGAAATCGTAGCGATCAAGCTTCGCATAGAAAACGATATCGAGCACGCCCGCCACGAAGCCCTGGCCTACCGTGACCGACTACGCAGCTATCAAAGCGAAGTGCTCGAGCTGTCGCAGCGGCAGCTCGAATCGGAGCGGGAAGCCCATCGACGCGGGCAAATCAGCTACCTGGAGCTGCTGCAATCCGAGCTCGACGCCCTAAAGCTGGAAGAAAACCGCGTCCACCTGCTGGACGCCTACGCCGACGCCCGACTGGAGCTCACGCTCGCTCGGGTCGACCTTCCGGAACTCGACTAA
- a CDS encoding efflux RND transporter periplasmic adaptor subunit, whose amino-acid sequence MPIPYPFSNTRKRSRNRGLKIACLAGLLLPALADSAEPIILDDAAVANLGIEVVDTEYRDFAQTLFAVGRIEPIPSRKSFLSSRVPGRIKAVYAHEGDVVSAGQTLVEIESLQPGNPPPRIRLDAPQDGMVMQSHTHLGKPVAPDSELFEIIDLREVYAVARLPEDQAGALQLGSHAEIRVAALGDQRFDGTLARFGTTANAASGTIDAYFVIENPDSRIRPSMRAEFSLLIGTKSDTLSVPKDAIQSDGINRFVFVEDFSLPNAFVKAPVKIGAQNEQYAEVLSGLFPGDSVVTKGSYALMFAGGGSISLKEALDAAHGHEHNEDGSEMTAAQKATQQHEQQAAAGGSGSGPLTLFLGILSGLLATLLLLCALKLKSQR is encoded by the coding sequence ATGCCCATCCCGTACCCATTTTCGAATACAAGAAAACGCAGCCGCAACCGCGGCTTGAAAATCGCGTGTCTGGCTGGATTGCTCCTCCCCGCCCTAGCCGATAGCGCCGAGCCGATCATCCTCGACGATGCAGCGGTGGCTAACCTCGGTATCGAAGTCGTCGATACGGAATACCGAGACTTCGCCCAAACCCTATTCGCGGTCGGACGGATCGAACCGATCCCCTCCCGCAAGAGCTTTCTCAGCTCACGCGTGCCGGGAAGGATCAAAGCCGTCTACGCACATGAGGGCGATGTGGTTTCCGCCGGCCAAACGCTGGTGGAAATCGAAAGCCTGCAACCGGGCAACCCGCCCCCGCGCATTCGTCTCGACGCTCCGCAGGACGGCATGGTCATGCAAAGCCATACCCACCTCGGCAAACCCGTCGCACCCGACAGCGAGCTCTTCGAGATCATCGACTTGCGAGAAGTCTACGCCGTGGCTCGCCTGCCGGAAGACCAAGCGGGCGCGCTTCAGCTTGGCTCTCACGCCGAGATTCGGGTCGCCGCCCTCGGCGACCAACGCTTCGACGGCACCCTCGCTCGCTTTGGCACCACCGCCAACGCGGCAAGCGGCACCATCGACGCCTACTTCGTCATCGAAAACCCCGACTCTCGCATCCGCCCCAGCATGCGGGCGGAGTTCTCCCTCCTCATCGGCACGAAGAGCGATACCCTATCCGTACCCAAAGACGCGATACAGAGCGACGGCATCAATCGCTTCGTTTTCGTGGAAGACTTCAGCCTGCCAAACGCCTTCGTCAAAGCTCCCGTGAAGATCGGGGCCCAGAACGAACAGTATGCGGAAGTGCTCAGCGGACTCTTTCCGGGCGATAGCGTGGTCACTAAAGGCTCATACGCCCTGATGTTCGCGGGCGGTGGCAGCATATCGCTCAAGGAAGCCCTCGACGCGGCCCACGGACACGAGCACAACGAGGACGGCTCCGAAATGACCGCAGCCCAGAAAGCGACTCAGCAACACGAGCAACAAGCGGCGGCAGGCGGCAGCGGCAGCGGCCCGCTCACCTTGTTTCTAGGCATTCTCTCCGGACTGCTGGCCACGCTACTCCTGCTCTGCGCCCTGAAGCTCAAGTCCCAACGCTAG